The Chroicocephalus ridibundus chromosome 4, bChrRid1.1, whole genome shotgun sequence genome contains the following window.
attccaaaaataaaaacacttctgGCGATGCCTGATGTAAATCTGGAAGTCTAGCACCAGTCAGCAAAATCTTCAAAGGAAGATACGGTATTGAGGTCACTTAGTGGGAATGAAGCGTCTAGCTgtcatttgtatttttgaaaatccttTCACTTAAACTTTTAATATTGTTGGTTGACTTGTGTTCCACCTTGCCTTCAAGAGGAAATCTGATATCCACCCTGGCAAGGGAGCCAGAGTCATGCAGATCTGACCTCACAGATCAGTGCTATATGGCACAGCAAGCTTCTCTTTCCTGGAGTCTGAAACTACTCCTAAAGCTGGTGACACTGAAGAAGGCAGGTATTGGCTAACGTCAAGTTGCCTTTGACTTCCATTGAGCCTTTTTCCAAAGGGTCTGTAATTCTTCAGGAACTGTTTGTTGGTTCCTCAACAGGCCCTTCCTTTTTCATGTATCTGTTCTCTGACTTTTCAATATAATAGAAAAATCTAGATGTGTTTATCAATAACAGCGTTAACTTCTGTCACAAAACATATAGCTGGAGCTTAAACACCAAGAGGTTGAAATTACCTTATTATAGACTTCCTAACTGTTATGCCTATCCATTAACACCTTCCATCTTCTGCTGGAAATCTATCGCTTTGCCCATTTCCATGGAACACAGATTATCCATCGTAGTCATGGGAAAAAACGTGGCTTTACATGAATGGGCCTATGAAcgattattatttccatttttactgaCTACCTATTTAAGAGGAAATAATCCTACAATGTGCTGAATTGTGATGGGCTGATGGTCTGTGTTTTCATCTCCCGCTGATTTATCTAAGCTCAAAATCCCTGGTTTAATAAAATCAGAGCTGCTAATTTCTTGATTTTCCCCACTGTATGTTCTGTGTGGGCCACAGAAGAGGAGAGGTGAATGCTGGTAAGCATCGGGATCCTTGGAAATAAAGTGACCTTCTCAGATGCAATTCTAGAGGATAATTTACCCCTTTACTTTGCGAATTTATGCCTGTCCACCTGTGGACTGACTTACCTCTGTGGCTATGATGcactcatttctttcttctgttatcACAAAGACGGACTGGTACATTGAATCCCTTGGAGAGCATATCGCTGATATCCTACATTCCGGCTTTTCACTGAGGCAGGgcagagagaaaagaacattAGCTGACTACTAACAAGCCTGACTCTCAAAATCTACCATGAATATGGAGGGGTGGAATGAGATAGCCACGAAGGtggaggagggaggcggggaggaTGAAGTTTCACGTGCTCTATATGATGGCAGGACATTATACTAGGAAAGTGGATGTAAGGAGTAGCTCCTGTCTTCCTATGCTTCTGCCATGTCCAACCTAATAGCGTGCTCCCAGGATCCCTCAGTGTAACAGCCGCAATCAGATCCCAGGCAAGACTTTCAGTACCTCTATCAGGAGACTGATGAGCCAGCGAATACCTGcccttttcttgttttgaaaaagaGTAGCTATTTTTACTCTATCATTCTTCTTAGTAGGCAGACCATTTTGCCTTCTTAATGagcaaaaatacttatttttaatcacTCTATGCCTTAACTGTTGTTGCTCCAAGATCTATTGAGGAAGAAAAGACACTTCTTACTTTCGCCACTGCCCCTAGCTGCTCCCGTTCCCCCTCACAGTACCCATACTAGCAGCACCCTGCCCAAACACTCGATTTAATTGACTTAGCTAAGGATACCACTTGGCCGTGACACGCATACTCCAGCATGAAGATGCCTGGATTTGCTGTTTTGTTATGTATATTATCTGCTcgaggtttcttttttccccccatattttCTCATCTGCTTCTAGACTGGTATGAAGATGAGGGGCCTTAAGAAAGACTAGAAGGAAGACTGCGTTCTCACCTGTGTAGTCTGAGGGGAGACTTTTCTCCTAAACACTTTTCACTTTTGTAATATTTATCTTCCTGTGTCCCTCTACTTGTCAGGTCTTTGACCAGATTGTAGTCCAGTTTATGGTTCTTGGGTTTGTAGTTTGACTTCTCCAGCCCACAGTCCACTTCAAggtctttatttttattggtgtttttGAGCTGGGAAGCTGGAATGAGATTGTCCTTCTGGAAGTCAGACAGGTTGTTCATTGGATCCAAGTCCTGCTCTGGGTGCATCCTCATCTGCCTGATGACCATCGCTATCATGCAGAACAGTATGAGCAAAGCCACCAGCCCGACCCCCATGGATATAGCAATCCAGGGGACTGGTTTAGGAGGAAGCGTAACGGGCACTGGATAAACTGGCAATTCACAACGGTTGCCCATGAAGCCAGAAGGACAGTAGCAGACGAAGTTGGCACTATAAAGTCCGCTGTAGCATGTGCCTCCGTTCTCACATGGCCCAGAAGCACATTCGTCTCTGGTTTTGATGTCACAGTTCCTGCCACTGAAGCCTGGCAAGCACGTGCAGGTGTAATCGTTGATCAGGTCCTGACATGTTCCCCCATTGGAACATGGGTTTCTGGCACAATCATTGATGTTTATCTCACATTTCTGACCAGAGAAACCAGCCCGACAACGACACACGCGAATCTGACCAAGGTAAAAGCAATTAccatctgaggaaaaaaataaaattaaaaaaaattagtctgcAACGCACTTCACTCGGAAACCTAAACCTCTCCCCAGTTAGCGTTGTATATTGTCTCAAGAAGAGGGAGGTTATTTTACAAAACAACCGCACATCTAAAAGTTCCTTATCATTTACCTAATTACCATGCCTTAAAAATATGCCCCTTCTAAATATGTAATAAAGTTAATTTACTTAATTCTGCCATCTTCCCCATCACATGATAAACCTTGCACATTGTTTCATTGCACAGAAAATGCCAGTGAAAGCTCCCACCCCCCAGCAAGAGACTAAAATTAGGGTAGATGTGGAATACAGTGGGGGAGAGGGACTAATGTATTAGAGGAAGAGTGGAGGTCAGATTGGATTTCTATCACTTCTGCACTGAAAAGCACAAACGCGTCAGGGACAGGAGGTTTCCTGTTGAAAGGACTCACCGTTTGCACAGGGGTTGCTCGTGCACCTGTCTACTTTTTTTTCGCAGTTTGACCCCGTGAAGCCGAAAGGGCAAACGCAAGTGTAGCTGGCCCCTTGTTCTTTTTCCAAGCACGTGCCACCGTTAAAGCAGGGGGAGTCTACGCACGTCAAAGCGCTGTGCTCGCAGTGAGTGCCATAGTAGCCAGGGGGGCAGAGGCAGTGATAACCGTTCTCCATATCCTGCAAAACACAACATCAGGACACTGTTGTTTGATGGCACCAAGCAATAGCTGCTCGCACGCTTATTTTTGGTCGGCAGTGCGCACGGGCGCGCTGTTCATTCCTTTCCCATCCACACTCTGATGTGGCAAAAGCGACATTTGGAGAGTAAATAACTGCAGGCCAGACTGTGAGGGACAGAGCTGTGAACCGGCCGTACTCAGCATGCAGGAGTAATCATGCAGCTACACAAGCTGAGCAGATGCAGTTGCAGGGAGCCTACAGACAGCTAGACAAAACCATTACTAACACCTAATGGTGATCTAATGGGATCCCCGAGGTCCTCCCAGAGCAGAACAGCGCATGTCAACCTACACAGCCGTGATCAGGCCATGTATCCTCGGCATGAgagccctttttttctttataaggaCTTACATTGCTTTGCCATGGGTAAATCCCACCACCTAGATCACAAcaaaactgtcttttctttccaagtACTGTATGTCCAACGCCTTGGGAGAAGGGAGCTAGGGTCTTGCGCCACTAGCTTTAATCTAAACATGCATCGAATTATGTTTGATATCTATAATCGGTGAGTCTTTATCAACAGGTAGAATCAATCATTGACTGGGTTCGAAAACCCACTGAAACACTAGACTGCAGGAAACTAAAAATGCAGCGCCCTGTTTCACAGACAGCGTTTCAGCTGATTGCCCTCATGTTGCCTGACGCTACGCTCccacagcagaaagcagaagttttCTTTCGTTTGCTATTAAAATACAGACTTAGCACATTTCTGCATGAACCTTGGTTTGTGAAGCTTATTTTTTCCAGATCTGCTGCCTCACCAGCCTTGGATCTTGCCAGGCTCTCATAATGGCTGCCACAGAAACCTAAGGATCAGTTGACCAGTTCTAATCTAGATGATACATCTCCTCCTGTAACAGACTTCCTCCCCTGACACCTCTCGGGAAGGCTTCAGTATGGTAGTTGTGAGCGTTGGTAATGAACCTGTGCACTATCGAATTCCCATTATGTTGTTACAGAACCATTTCTGAAAAGGTATACCGGGGCTTGCTTCACACAAAgactttacatttaaaatgccCTCACCGTGCAACTGCCGCCGTTCCTACAGGGATTGCTGTCGCACTCGCTGATCTCATGTTCGCAGTCAACCCCGGTAAAGCCGGGTTTGCACGAGCACGTGTAGCTGCCCTGGCCGGTGTTCATGCAAGTCGCTCCGTTTTTGCATGGCCTGTGGTGAGTGCAGTAGTTCAGATCTGCAAAGAGACCAGGAGTTAGAGAAAAACGTCTTTGACAGCCGGGAAAAGACATTCAAACAAAACCCCTTTagtcaaccaaaaaaaaaaaaaaaagatagaatttTCAATGCAATATTTCATTTTGCTATCAATAGGAATACTGGAGATGATTGCCCAGGTTATTATCAGTACTAATCAGATGTTTCAGACTCTCATTGATTTTAGATATTTCTCTTACGTCCATCGCTGTTATAAGTGAGCTCTGAATTTTGAGAGACCTGGCAAAAATTTGACTTTCTTGGTACTCTCCCTTTTTTTGCATGCATAAACCCGTTAGCTGTGATGGGATTTAGGTGCCAAGTTGGAAAATGTACTTGTTAAGCATGCGTTCTCTGCAAGAGAGGCCACGGCACCATAGGCTCTTCATGCACAACGTCACGTACTAAAACAGCGAGCCCCATCTTTACAAGGTGTGCTCCGAGGCACATtctggggaggcagggaggaaataAAGATGTTTTGGCTTGGAGATTTAAACAAACACTAGAgttattttactgtttatttacCATGCTCTCTTGTTATGAATGTTAATAGTTTAAACTGTCTAAAAGCTctgccaagcttttttttttttaaatttgagacAGAGGTTAAGCACACAAGTTCATAGGACGTAAGTAGAAAATCTTTATTGTCTCTATAAATACCGTAGAGTAATTGGAATACAACTGGTTAATAGATAactacaagcagaaaaaaaaaaaaaccgcaacTTTACTTTTCCAGCTTAATTCAGACTTCACCATC
Protein-coding sequences here:
- the DLL4 gene encoding delta-like protein 4 — translated: MTALRIFGLTFLLMILQQRVSGSGVFQLELHEFVNSHGSLASGKPCFPHCRTFFRVCLKHFQAVVSPGSCTFGSIITPVLGINSFSIKDTERFDSPIKLPFNFTWPGTFSLIIQAWHAPANYLPEGSRPPSEDWLISQMSIQRSLSVGEDWSQDVQSGPQTQLRYAYRVVCSENYYGESCSRLCKRRDDRFGHYVCEADGSLACLPGWTGEYCTEPICLSGCTEQNGYCNKPGECICRPGWQGRYCDECIPHIGCRHGTCKTQWQCICDEGWGGLFCDQDLNYCTHHRPCKNGATCMNTGQGSYTCSCKPGFTGVDCEHEISECDSNPCRNGGSCTDMENGYHCLCPPGYYGTHCEHSALTCVDSPCFNGGTCLEKEQGASYTCVCPFGFTGSNCEKKVDRCTSNPCANDGNCFYLGQIRVCRCRAGFSGQKCEININDCARNPCSNGGTCQDLINDYTCTCLPGFSGRNCDIKTRDECASGPCENGGTCYSGLYSANFVCYCPSGFMGNRCELPVYPVPVTLPPKPVPWIAISMGVGLVALLILFCMIAMVIRQMRMHPEQDLDPMNNLSDFQKDNLIPASQLKNTNKNKDLEVDCGLEKSNYKPKNHKLDYNLVKDLTSRGTQEDKYYKSEKCLGEKSPLRLHSEKPECRISAICSPRDSMYQSVFVITEERNECIIATEV